In the genome of Saprospira sp. CCB-QB6, one region contains:
- the tnpA gene encoding IS200/IS605 family transposase, whose translation MPIDYIYIHIVWSTKNRHAVFSPEEMIKMSKIIDDIATKNKIFLLAVNGYKDHIHCLLQLKRSQSLSSIIQRLKGSSSFIYNKSVANEQKIQWQRGSFSESVQPEAVEKVIKYIRYQEHIHRNREFKFLDFKHWG comes from the coding sequence ATGCCCATTGACTATATCTACATTCATATTGTTTGGTCGACCAAGAACAGACATGCCGTTTTTAGCCCTGAAGAAATGATCAAAATGTCTAAAATCATAGATGATATTGCGACCAAAAATAAAATTTTTCTCCTAGCAGTAAATGGCTATAAAGACCATATACATTGCCTGCTGCAGCTAAAAAGATCACAGTCTTTAAGCTCAATTATACAGCGGCTCAAAGGCAGCAGTAGCTTTATTTACAATAAATCAGTAGCCAATGAACAAAAAATTCAATGGCAAAGAGGTTCTTTTAGCGAAAGTGTTCAGCCTGAGGCTGTAGAGAAAGTCATAAAGTATATTCGTTATCAAGAACATATTCATCGCAATAGAGAATTTAAGTTCTTAGATTTTAAACATTGGGGATGA
- a CDS encoding AAA family ATPase — MQLIYLWVNNYRNFKNQGFNFHPVYEFVCKPDSTKLELTITPCPQDKLPANFWGENISSVTAVVGENGVGKSSLLKYQHLNMVGRAGTNEGCQAFYVKINDKCCKLYFEFGWEHPEDPKINYVAVWKEELESIPSEAQKIVLEAGTKESFSFELKANEDKKEDKPKFIVVNIDGDKESLVFPDNYLDLKEKGIYYSNILSWTTTSPIRKEEEFARDGDDLSTTHLLRNGNIYHKYRIAEVTKLFKFFKAYFKLRESANKFPLQFLEKTSFRVSLKPMFYGASYNQHYGREEIDSFVNRSLKTPYKELYFWAGYFFYETDPDRNKFWDAFAKDIVGQTHDLEKKVIAFFEKKIGPEIYHYIQLYNQYYKEFSKRGISPKGVNLILEGTSIIRSEYHLGLNDNTVDLLTGFIDWKSGDSEGSLINFFLQEELISLHIDGLSSGEEAMLLLFSRLNNRLEGKEGAYLLFLDEADLGFHPDWQKKYLGFLLESLGVLFPDITFQLILATHSPFILSDIPESNCIFLKKDEEGYSKVDEGLAISNTFGANIHELLADAFFMKGGLIGDFAKEKINALLKDLIELKQLKRLIELKEKSDEAKTDADQAEIKKLEANISLLKESKQIDSLREIFDSEIKKIGDLKKTAQLVGEPLIRYKLQELIYELTEDTSFIDEEIKRLEQLKQTGRNDKNRKL; from the coding sequence ATGCAACTTATCTATCTATGGGTAAATAACTACCGCAATTTTAAAAACCAAGGCTTTAATTTTCATCCTGTTTATGAGTTTGTCTGTAAGCCAGACAGTACTAAGTTAGAGTTAACTATAACTCCTTGTCCTCAGGATAAGTTACCTGCAAACTTTTGGGGCGAGAATATTAGCTCTGTCACGGCTGTAGTTGGCGAAAATGGGGTGGGGAAAAGCTCGTTGTTGAAGTATCAACATCTAAATATGGTTGGTAGAGCTGGCACAAATGAGGGCTGTCAAGCCTTTTATGTAAAGATAAATGATAAGTGTTGTAAACTTTATTTTGAATTTGGATGGGAACATCCAGAAGATCCTAAAATCAATTATGTAGCTGTTTGGAAAGAGGAGCTGGAAAGTATACCCTCAGAAGCGCAAAAAATTGTATTAGAAGCTGGTACAAAAGAATCTTTCTCATTTGAGCTGAAGGCGAATGAGGATAAAAAGGAAGACAAGCCTAAATTTATTGTAGTAAATATAGATGGAGATAAAGAGTCGCTTGTTTTTCCAGATAACTATCTAGACCTAAAGGAAAAAGGAATTTATTATAGCAATATACTTTCATGGACAACTACAAGCCCTATAAGAAAAGAAGAAGAGTTTGCTAGAGATGGAGATGACTTAAGTACAACCCACCTTTTGAGAAATGGAAATATTTATCATAAATATAGAATTGCAGAGGTAACAAAGCTATTTAAGTTTTTTAAGGCTTATTTTAAGCTTAGGGAGAGTGCGAATAAATTTCCGCTACAATTTTTAGAAAAAACAAGCTTTAGAGTTAGTTTAAAACCAATGTTTTATGGGGCATCTTATAATCAGCATTATGGGCGTGAAGAGATAGATAGCTTTGTTAATAGGTCACTTAAGACTCCATATAAAGAGTTGTATTTCTGGGCAGGATACTTTTTTTATGAGACAGATCCTGACCGAAATAAGTTTTGGGATGCGTTTGCAAAGGATATTGTTGGCCAAACGCATGATTTAGAAAAAAAGGTAATAGCATTTTTTGAAAAAAAAATAGGACCTGAAATCTACCACTATATTCAACTTTATAATCAATATTATAAGGAATTTTCTAAGAGAGGAATAAGCCCAAAGGGAGTAAATTTGATATTGGAAGGGACCTCGATAATACGTAGTGAATATCATTTGGGGCTAAATGATAATACCGTAGATTTGTTGACAGGGTTTATTGACTGGAAATCTGGTGATTCAGAAGGTTCTTTGATTAACTTCTTTCTTCAAGAAGAGCTGATATCTTTACATATAGACGGTCTCTCCTCCGGGGAGGAAGCTATGCTACTGCTCTTTTCTAGGCTCAATAATCGTTTAGAAGGTAAAGAAGGGGCTTACCTTCTCTTCCTTGATGAAGCGGACCTAGGTTTTCATCCCGATTGGCAAAAGAAGTACTTAGGCTTCCTGTTAGAGAGTTTGGGTGTTCTTTTTCCAGATATCACTTTCCAGTTGATTCTAGCTACCCACTCTCCATTCATCCTCTCGGATATTCCCGAGTCTAACTGTATCTTCTTAAAGAAGGATGAAGAGGGTTATAGCAAGGTAGATGAGGGCTTAGCTATCAGTAATACTTTTGGGGCTAATATACATGAGCTCTTAGCTGATGCTTTTTTTATGAAAGGGGGGCTTATTGGAGATTTTGCTAAGGAGAAGATCAATGCTCTGCTAAAGGATTTAATTGAACTGAAACAGCTAAAGCGCTTGATTGAGTTAAAGGAGAAAAGTGATGAAGCAAAAACAGATGCAGATCAAGCAGAAATCAAAAAGCTAGAAGCTAATATATCGCTACTAAAAGAAAGTAAGCAGATTGATAGCCTTCGGGAGATATTTGATTCGGAAATCAAAAAGATAGGAGATTTAAAGAAAACAGCGCAGCTAGTAGGAGAGCCCCTTATTCGCTATAAACTTCAAGAGCTAATATATGAGCTTACTGAGGATACAAGCTTTATTGACGAGGAAATCAAACGCTTAGAACAACTTAAACAAACAGGACGAAATGATAAAAATAGAAAGCTATAA
- a CDS encoding aminopeptidase, producing the protein MNYLKKYAKLLVGYSLSVQPGERVYIASTTLAEDLVREVYAEVLKAGGIPYVSLSFREQGRLLNQYGEGAQLEAIDPIYAQAMQEFECYLYIRAPFYGQLCYNPNGDKQKLRALAHTPYRKLYSERTADLRLKRSLCEYPTMAHAQNAGLSLDEYSDFIYTACRLDAEDPQAAWEALSRDQQGIVDHLNACSQIHYKGEGIDIQFSTAGRKWINSDGKTNMPSGEVYTAPVEDSVEGQIHFAYPSIYQGQEVEGITLWVQAGEIQRWEAKKGQKLLDQIFEIPGARRFGEAAIGTNRDIQRPVKNILFDEKIGGTVHMAVGQTYMQCGGKNQSAIHWDMIAEMKNGGEIWADGEKIYESGHFLLG; encoded by the coding sequence ATGAACTACCTAAAAAAATATGCAAAGCTCTTAGTTGGTTACTCTTTGAGCGTGCAGCCCGGCGAGCGGGTATATATTGCCTCCACCACCCTAGCCGAAGATTTAGTGCGGGAGGTCTATGCGGAGGTCCTCAAAGCAGGGGGCATTCCCTATGTTAGCCTTAGTTTTAGAGAGCAGGGCCGCTTATTGAACCAATATGGAGAAGGGGCCCAATTAGAAGCCATTGATCCTATTTATGCGCAGGCCATGCAAGAGTTTGAGTGCTATTTATACATCCGAGCACCTTTCTATGGGCAACTCTGTTATAACCCCAATGGAGATAAGCAAAAGTTGCGGGCCTTGGCCCATACACCCTATCGCAAACTATATAGCGAGCGAACGGCCGACCTACGCTTAAAGCGCAGCCTGTGTGAGTATCCAACTATGGCCCATGCACAAAATGCAGGCTTGAGTTTAGATGAGTATAGCGACTTTATCTATACCGCCTGTCGCTTGGATGCAGAAGATCCGCAGGCGGCTTGGGAAGCCTTGAGCAGAGACCAGCAAGGTATTGTGGACCATCTGAATGCTTGTAGCCAAATCCATTATAAGGGCGAGGGCATCGACATTCAGTTTAGTACTGCTGGCCGTAAATGGATCAATTCCGATGGAAAAACCAATATGCCTTCTGGAGAAGTCTATACTGCTCCAGTCGAAGATTCTGTAGAAGGGCAGATTCATTTTGCCTATCCCTCTATCTATCAGGGGCAAGAAGTAGAAGGCATTACGCTTTGGGTACAGGCTGGAGAAATTCAGCGTTGGGAAGCCAAGAAAGGACAAAAACTATTGGATCAAATCTTTGAAATTCCTGGTGCTCGTCGCTTTGGTGAGGCAGCTATTGGGACCAACCGAGATATTCAGCGCCCCGTTAAAAACATCCTTTTTGATGAAAAGATTGGGGGTACCGTGCACATGGCAGTGGGACAAACCTATATGCAATGTGGCGGCAAAAACCAATCGGCCATTCACTGGGATATGATTGCCGAGATGAAAAACGGCGGGGAAATCTGGGCCGATGGCGAAAAGATTTATGAATCTGGCCATTTTTTATTAGGCTAG
- a CDS encoding outer membrane peptidoglycan-associated protein, whose translation MKRTNYFLLCLGLLALPLLLNAQNAPQKSWKKLKKEAAEFEKLGDNSRAALYYESAYTQKSSKPELLYMAGVCYLKVRDYANAVKCLADVKDKNNEKDYDKPGYRYALALKQTGQYQAAKDAFNEFLQEYQGSDKEEMQAIITTEIQGCNFALKAQEYTNPNISLSHLALNINTEKTEFAPIPFNDDVLYYSSSINGVSKIYRTQKTGEATWSSRQVPPIFLGKMEKPNYGNGSFSVDGKRLYFTECDFINGGELQCAIYVMNQNEDGSWANPVQLPDYINVAETNTTHPFVISKDDKEILYFVSDREGGKGGLDLWYSSRDLKEKDSDFSLPKNLGPNINTSGDEITPFYHFPSQTLYFSTNGRISAGGFDIFKSKGEMLKWEVAQNVGFPLNSSADDLYFVINEAHKGGYLVSNRTFDPNKVTTTNDDIFYFGQEGSRFFLSGKIMGEDQDGLLEDVNIKLFEVIDGNEELISDKMLAVGEYKFELKTKKEYLFEISAEGYPKLLKTLSTEDTEPNEKKQRNFVLHKAQVAAVPEIPSIDPRFIVVPEEFSDRDHAYLLPDEVPLDESTGNPYTEDSEVYDLFIKAQEVAKLSMTGEVYWQEEVLVPYMSESTAEVDPDPIEEAPQEAGIFELYETTPDADEGVAYQIQVAAVRKYRAYRFEELQEGPLLDYRLGFEPIDGGITRVMILPLESNADGSEGFKTKSEALNVLSYILDHTRFKTAFVGRYEQGERVGEGFRGLDEDAGLD comes from the coding sequence ATGAAACGAACAAATTACTTTTTACTCTGTCTCGGACTACTTGCCCTTCCACTTCTACTTAATGCCCAAAATGCCCCACAAAAGAGCTGGAAAAAGCTAAAGAAAGAAGCGGCAGAATTTGAGAAGCTAGGCGATAATAGTCGAGCGGCGCTCTATTATGAATCTGCCTATACCCAAAAGAGCTCTAAACCAGAATTGCTCTATATGGCTGGTGTTTGTTATCTCAAAGTGCGCGACTATGCCAATGCGGTAAAATGCTTGGCCGATGTTAAGGATAAAAATAATGAGAAGGATTATGACAAGCCGGGCTATCGGTATGCGCTAGCGCTCAAGCAAACGGGCCAATACCAAGCGGCCAAAGATGCCTTTAATGAATTTTTACAGGAGTATCAAGGCAGTGATAAGGAAGAAATGCAGGCCATAATCACTACTGAAATTCAAGGGTGTAACTTTGCCTTAAAAGCACAGGAATACACCAACCCCAATATTTCGCTCAGCCATTTGGCGCTCAATATCAATACAGAGAAAACAGAGTTTGCTCCTATTCCCTTTAACGACGATGTACTCTATTATTCTTCTTCTATCAATGGAGTATCGAAGATTTACCGTACCCAAAAGACTGGTGAAGCAACTTGGAGTAGTCGCCAAGTCCCCCCTATCTTTCTTGGTAAAATGGAAAAGCCTAACTATGGTAATGGAAGCTTTTCTGTAGATGGCAAACGCCTTTATTTTACAGAATGTGACTTTATCAATGGCGGAGAATTGCAATGTGCTATCTATGTGATGAACCAAAATGAAGACGGCAGTTGGGCCAATCCCGTACAACTGCCCGACTATATCAATGTGGCCGAAACCAATACAACTCATCCTTTTGTAATTAGTAAAGACGATAAAGAGATTCTCTACTTTGTCTCTGATCGAGAAGGGGGAAAAGGAGGATTAGACCTCTGGTACAGTAGCCGTGACCTAAAAGAGAAGGATAGTGATTTCTCTCTCCCCAAAAACCTTGGCCCCAATATCAACACTTCTGGCGATGAGATAACGCCCTTCTATCACTTCCCCTCTCAAACACTTTATTTTAGTACCAATGGACGCATCAGCGCAGGAGGCTTCGATATCTTTAAATCTAAAGGCGAAATGCTCAAATGGGAAGTAGCCCAAAATGTGGGCTTCCCGCTTAACTCCTCCGCAGATGACCTCTATTTTGTCATCAATGAAGCGCATAAGGGCGGCTATTTGGTCTCTAACCGCACCTTTGACCCCAATAAGGTCACGACCACCAATGATGATATTTTCTACTTTGGTCAAGAGGGCAGTCGCTTTTTTCTCTCGGGTAAAATTATGGGCGAAGACCAAGACGGCCTACTCGAAGATGTTAATATCAAGCTCTTTGAGGTAATTGATGGCAATGAAGAACTTATTAGTGATAAAATGCTAGCCGTAGGCGAGTATAAATTTGAACTCAAAACCAAAAAAGAATACCTATTTGAGATTAGCGCAGAAGGCTATCCCAAGCTCCTCAAAACCCTATCTACTGAGGATACCGAACCCAATGAAAAGAAACAACGCAACTTCGTTTTACACAAAGCACAAGTTGCCGCAGTACCCGAAATCCCCAGCATAGATCCCCGCTTTATTGTGGTCCCCGAAGAGTTCTCGGACCGAGATCATGCCTACTTACTACCCGATGAAGTTCCTTTAGATGAAAGCACAGGCAACCCCTACACTGAAGATAGCGAGGTCTATGATCTCTTTATCAAAGCCCAAGAAGTAGCTAAGCTCTCTATGACGGGAGAAGTCTACTGGCAAGAGGAGGTTTTAGTCCCTTATATGAGTGAATCAACGGCAGAAGTCGATCCCGACCCTATTGAAGAAGCCCCCCAAGAAGCTGGAATTTTTGAGCTCTATGAAACTACTCCTGATGCTGACGAGGGCGTGGCCTACCAAATCCAAGTGGCCGCCGTGCGTAAATATCGCGCCTACCGCTTCGAGGAATTGCAGGAGGGTCCATTGCTCGACTATCGTCTAGGCTTCGAGCCCATTGATGGTGGCATTACCCGCGTCATGATTCTCCCCCTAGAAAGCAATGCTGATGGCTCAGAAGGCTTTAAGACAAAGTCTGAAGCCCTAAATGTCCTCTCTTATATTCTAGATCACACCCGCTTTAAAACAGCTTTTGTCGGTCGCTACGAACAAGGCGAAAGAGTAGGCGAAGGCTTTCGCGGCCTAGATGAAGATGCAGGATTAGATTAA
- a CDS encoding type I restriction endonuclease → MDFIDRLRSLGDRVGKLKDQVNTEEATKNAFIMPFLSALGYDVFNPMQVVPEYVADVGIKKGEKVDYCIFKDEKPIIIIECKHWKENLDLHNSQLHRYFHVVQARFAILTNGIDYRLYSDLEESNKMDEKPFFEFNIQNVSDHVSSELKKFRLESFDEESILANASDLKYSKQLKEFVSKELSQPSEEFVRYIAKQVYPGKVTAKILDQFKGITQKAIKQLINEMISDRLQLAIDQNREVIPAEDEVATKEVAVEDDGIETTEEELKGFRIVQAILAAHISMDSVTYRDTKSYFGILYEDNNRQPICRLHLNRSNKYLELFDEEKNKNKVLIEKIEDIYEYKDALIERAKLYAAPEEGATEEA, encoded by the coding sequence ATGGATTTTATAGACAGACTGAGATCCCTTGGAGACCGTGTAGGAAAATTAAAAGATCAGGTAAACACAGAAGAGGCCACCAAAAATGCTTTTATCATGCCTTTTTTATCTGCTTTGGGCTATGATGTATTTAACCCCATGCAGGTTGTCCCCGAATATGTGGCGGATGTTGGAATTAAAAAAGGAGAGAAAGTAGATTACTGCATATTTAAGGATGAAAAACCAATCATTATTATAGAGTGTAAGCACTGGAAAGAAAATCTAGATTTACATAACTCTCAGCTGCATCGTTATTTTCATGTAGTGCAAGCTCGTTTTGCCATTCTTACTAATGGCATTGATTATCGACTCTATTCAGATCTAGAAGAGAGTAACAAGATGGATGAGAAGCCATTCTTTGAATTTAATATTCAGAATGTTTCTGACCACGTAAGCAGCGAGCTCAAGAAGTTTCGTCTTGAAAGCTTTGATGAAGAAAGCATTTTGGCCAATGCTAGTGACCTAAAATACTCTAAGCAACTCAAGGAGTTTGTCAGCAAAGAGTTATCTCAACCTAGTGAGGAGTTTGTACGCTATATTGCGAAGCAGGTCTATCCAGGTAAAGTAACGGCCAAGATTTTAGATCAATTTAAAGGCATTACGCAAAAGGCCATTAAACAACTTATCAATGAAATGATTAGTGATCGCCTACAGTTGGCTATTGACCAAAATAGAGAAGTAATTCCCGCCGAAGATGAAGTAGCGACTAAAGAAGTTGCTGTGGAAGATGATGGGATTGAAACTACAGAGGAAGAGCTCAAAGGATTTAGAATTGTTCAGGCTATTCTAGCTGCTCATATATCTATGGATAGTGTGACCTACCGAGATACCAAGAGCTATTTTGGTATTTTATACGAGGACAATAATCGTCAGCCTATTTGTCGATTACACCTCAACCGATCTAATAAGTATCTAGAACTGTTTGATGAGGAGAAGAACAAGAATAAAGTCCTAATCGAAAAAATTGAGGACATTTATGAATATAAAGACGCACTGATTGAACGAGCTAAGCTTTATGCGGCTCCAGAAGAAGGCGCTACAGAAGAAGCTTAG
- a CDS encoding tetratricopeptide repeat protein, whose protein sequence is MIVRPIYFYLLLFCLGWGSATAQTNWKDLKKEAEAAAADRDFALAGVRYGQAFELKRNQLDLAYLAGDYFLKARDYQQALKYLVIAKAEDKKDYELVQLKYALALKQTGEYKQAELAFRTFIGQYNGPQADYWKERASHEIDGCQFGLKAAEQAKDLPIQLLSSQINSEKNEFAPIWLSGQLYFSSSKDRKTVLYSSEQTGDISSWSKAAPFAGNAPINADFAGGSFAAGGRRFYFSMKNKEGKYALYLLTKNNERWSNPIPLPIYINGNNHNSSYPFVVEEDGKEILYFASDRPGSKGGYDIWRSIRQTEGKAFNFSLPQNLGPNINTFADELSPYYSIKDKALYFSSNGHLSAGGLDLFKSQSTGKGWELAQNLGFPINSAADELYYTEGAKGSFFVSNRAVEGQTAPANENIYYLGETQKVELKVEGIIYAENDAKKTPLEGVQLQLFEQTSGNEELVQSSKLDKSGYSITLDANKRYLVLLSAEGYQAASFELATFDIKRSETQNNPVGLRKEEVVVQEQPKEFKSPFFAIVPKEYMGEENAFSLPNRAEDPKTGKAYPAGSIEAELYERVAKIAARSPSNKVYWAKNNLLPLMGEEEAITSNDLPKEEDPKEETVVESRPKEKLGKGLHKHYDESQEEDAEEGVSYVIQVSAVRKYKANKYEELQEGPLGDYELSFETIELNITRVLVIPPGKNIDGSIGFKKKTEALNILYHIINSTRFTKAFVVEYKNGERVGKGFRGLSQDDEI, encoded by the coding sequence ATGATAGTACGACCCATATATTTTTATCTATTGCTATTCTGTTTGGGATGGGGTAGCGCAACAGCACAGACAAATTGGAAGGACCTGAAGAAAGAGGCAGAAGCGGCGGCGGCCGATCGAGATTTTGCCTTGGCTGGGGTTCGTTATGGACAGGCCTTTGAGCTCAAGCGCAATCAGCTAGACCTTGCGTATCTGGCGGGGGATTACTTCCTCAAAGCTAGAGATTATCAGCAGGCGCTCAAGTATTTGGTTATTGCTAAGGCAGAAGACAAAAAAGATTATGAGCTGGTGCAGCTAAAATATGCCTTGGCGCTCAAGCAGACTGGAGAATATAAGCAGGCAGAGTTGGCTTTTCGGACCTTTATTGGGCAATACAATGGGCCCCAAGCGGATTATTGGAAGGAGCGGGCTAGCCATGAGATTGATGGCTGTCAGTTTGGCCTTAAAGCGGCAGAGCAGGCTAAAGATTTGCCTATTCAGCTGCTTTCTAGTCAGATCAATAGCGAAAAGAATGAGTTTGCGCCCATTTGGTTGAGTGGTCAACTCTATTTTAGCTCTAGTAAAGACCGCAAAACGGTTTTGTACAGCAGCGAACAAACAGGAGATATTAGCAGCTGGAGCAAGGCGGCTCCCTTTGCGGGCAATGCCCCCATCAATGCTGATTTTGCTGGAGGAAGTTTTGCTGCTGGTGGGCGGCGCTTTTACTTCTCGATGAAAAATAAGGAGGGAAAATACGCCCTTTATCTTTTGACCAAGAACAATGAACGCTGGTCCAATCCTATTCCCTTGCCTATTTATATCAATGGCAACAATCATAACAGCAGCTACCCTTTTGTGGTGGAAGAAGATGGCAAGGAAATTCTATATTTTGCCTCTGACCGACCAGGCAGTAAGGGGGGCTATGATATTTGGCGAAGCATTCGCCAAACAGAGGGCAAGGCCTTTAACTTCTCTTTGCCGCAGAACTTGGGTCCCAATATCAACACCTTTGCGGATGAATTGAGTCCATACTATTCTATAAAGGACAAAGCCCTTTACTTCAGCTCTAATGGGCATTTGAGTGCGGGGGGACTTGATTTATTCAAATCGCAATCTACTGGTAAGGGTTGGGAGTTGGCCCAGAACCTAGGCTTTCCCATTAACTCTGCAGCCGATGAACTTTATTATACCGAGGGGGCCAAGGGAAGCTTTTTTGTTTCTAATCGAGCCGTAGAGGGACAAACCGCTCCCGCCAATGAGAATATCTATTACTTGGGCGAAACCCAAAAAGTGGAGCTAAAAGTAGAGGGGATTATCTATGCGGAGAATGATGCTAAAAAGACTCCGCTAGAAGGGGTACAACTGCAACTATTTGAGCAAACTTCGGGCAATGAAGAGCTGGTACAAAGCAGTAAATTAGACAAATCAGGCTATAGCATTACCTTGGATGCCAACAAGCGCTATTTGGTCTTGCTTAGTGCAGAAGGTTATCAGGCGGCTAGTTTTGAGCTGGCCACCTTTGACATCAAGCGTTCTGAGACCCAGAATAATCCTGTTGGTTTGCGCAAAGAAGAGGTGGTTGTCCAAGAGCAGCCCAAAGAATTTAAGAGTCCCTTCTTTGCTATTGTACCCAAAGAATACATGGGCGAAGAAAATGCCTTTAGCTTGCCCAATCGGGCAGAAGACCCTAAAACGGGCAAGGCTTATCCCGCTGGCAGTATAGAAGCTGAGCTTTATGAACGAGTGGCAAAGATTGCAGCCCGTTCGCCTTCTAATAAAGTCTATTGGGCCAAAAACAACCTTTTGCCGCTTATGGGAGAAGAAGAGGCCATTACGAGCAATGATCTACCTAAGGAAGAAGACCCCAAAGAAGAAACTGTTGTAGAAAGCCGTCCTAAAGAAAAGTTGGGCAAGGGTTTGCACAAGCACTATGATGAGAGTCAAGAAGAAGATGCCGAAGAAGGTGTTTCTTATGTCATTCAGGTTTCTGCTGTGCGCAAATACAAAGCAAATAAATATGAGGAGTTACAAGAGGGGCCCTTGGGGGATTATGAGTTGAGCTTTGAAACCATTGAGCTAAATATTACCCGAGTCCTAGTGATTCCTCCAGGCAAAAACATAGACGGCAGCATCGGCTTTAAGAAGAAAACCGAAGCGCTCAATATCTTATACCATATTATCAATTCCACTCGATTTACCAAGGCCTTTGTGGTCGAATACAAAAATGGCGAACGCGTAGGCAAAGGCTTTAGAGGCTTGAGCCAAGATGATGAGATCTAG
- a CDS encoding SDR family oxidoreductase, with translation MQLKNAKVVVTGGSSGIGKATAQLLIEKGAKVLITGRNAEKLEKVAQEIGATPLALDMTDTEQFAAAAEKTQALLDGPIDVLINNAGIGEFAPLGEIQLAQFQSVYMTNVFGLSLLTQAFLPQLKAQKGNIVNIASTAGLKGFATGSIYSSSKFAVRGLTQCWQAELRPHNVRVQLVNPSEVTTAFNQANRAERPEEAKKLRSQEIAHAIASALEMDDRGFIPELTVWATNPF, from the coding sequence ATGCAACTCAAAAATGCAAAAGTAGTCGTTACGGGCGGAAGCTCAGGAATTGGAAAGGCCACTGCTCAACTACTTATTGAAAAAGGAGCTAAGGTCTTGATTACTGGCCGCAATGCGGAAAAGCTAGAAAAGGTGGCCCAAGAAATTGGCGCTACTCCCCTAGCGCTAGACATGACCGATACCGAGCAGTTTGCCGCAGCTGCAGAAAAAACACAGGCCCTACTTGATGGTCCTATTGATGTCTTAATCAACAATGCTGGAATTGGCGAATTTGCGCCCTTGGGAGAAATCCAACTCGCTCAATTTCAAAGTGTATACATGACCAATGTTTTTGGACTTAGCCTATTGACGCAGGCCTTTTTGCCTCAACTCAAGGCCCAAAAGGGCAATATTGTAAATATTGCTTCTACAGCGGGACTAAAGGGATTTGCCACAGGCTCCATCTACTCTTCTTCTAAGTTTGCTGTCCGTGGCTTGACCCAATGCTGGCAGGCCGAGCTGCGTCCCCATAATGTTCGGGTGCAGTTAGTTAATCCTTCAGAAGTAACCACAGCCTTCAATCAAGCCAACCGTGCCGAGCGGCCCGAAGAGGCCAAGAAGCTCCGCAGCCAAGAGATTGCGCATGCTATCGCTTCGGCCCTAGAGATGGATGATCGCGGCTTCATTCCAGAACTTACCGTTTGGGCCACCAATCCATTTTAG